The Acidobacteriota bacterium genome includes a window with the following:
- a CDS encoding alpha/beta fold hydrolase — protein sequence MIREFNGPSGRLEALLDEPAWGCHIGPVRQADGSAPAADAHLDDPPRVAVVLAHPLPTGGGTMHNKVVYQVAKSLCRTRAAVLRFNFRGVGTSAGTFDDGPGEMADFLAALDVVAARYPGVEIWAAGFSFGSWIAMTVGATDDRVSALIGIAPPVGRYDFSAVTNSLKPKFFIQGNRDELCPYRETTTFYAHVPDPKELVVIDGADHLFDGKTLELGEAVEDLLADFSAPR from the coding sequence GTGATTCGTGAGTTCAACGGCCCATCGGGCCGCCTCGAGGCGCTGCTCGATGAGCCGGCGTGGGGGTGCCACATCGGACCGGTCCGCCAGGCGGATGGCAGTGCACCGGCAGCCGACGCGCACCTGGACGATCCGCCCCGCGTCGCGGTCGTGCTGGCGCATCCACTGCCAACCGGCGGCGGCACGATGCACAACAAGGTCGTGTACCAGGTCGCCAAGTCGCTGTGTCGCACGCGCGCGGCCGTGCTGCGCTTCAACTTCCGGGGCGTGGGCACAAGCGCGGGAACCTTCGACGACGGCCCGGGCGAAATGGCCGACTTTCTTGCGGCCCTCGACGTGGTGGCCGCGCGGTATCCCGGGGTCGAGATCTGGGCGGCCGGTTTCTCGTTCGGCTCGTGGATCGCAATGACGGTGGGCGCCACCGACGATCGCGTCTCTGCCCTGATCGGCATCGCTCCGCCAGTCGGGCGCTACGATTTTTCGGCTGTGACCAACAGCCTGAAACCGAAGTTCTTCATCCAGGGCAACCGCGACGAACTGTGCCCGTACAGAGAGACGACGACGTTCTACGCGCACGTGCCGGATCCCAAGGAACTCGTCGTGATTGATGGCGCCGATCATCTGTTCGACGGCAAGACACTCGAACTCGGCGAGGCCGTCGAAGATCTGCTGGCGGATTTCTCCGCCCCGCGCTGA
- a CDS encoding TetR/AcrR family transcriptional regulator — MRPTIRPSGAKADKHDAILRAATRVFARHGFFNAQVADVAREAGVAAGTVYLYFRSKDDLLASIFERTMRTAIDEGRAALSGVTDPLSRLTAIARLHLDRLGRDRDLAIVFQVELRQSTKHMERFSSTLLREYLGIIRGVIADGQSAGVFRQDLKATTVAKILFGALDEMATNWMLSRRRYALAADADAVVGLLVGGLRTPAPGRSADGATLPAVDGRTARNERRRRSRPEQRRGPGARKRRSPTS, encoded by the coding sequence TTGAGGCCTACAATCCGGCCGTCAGGCGCAAAGGCAGACAAGCACGACGCCATCCTCCGCGCCGCCACGCGCGTGTTCGCGCGCCACGGGTTTTTCAACGCGCAGGTTGCCGATGTCGCCCGCGAGGCCGGCGTGGCCGCCGGCACGGTGTACCTGTATTTCCGGAGCAAGGACGACCTGCTGGCGTCGATCTTCGAGCGTACGATGCGTACGGCCATCGACGAGGGCCGGGCGGCCCTCTCCGGCGTCACCGATCCGCTCTCCCGCCTGACCGCCATCGCGCGGCTTCATCTTGACCGGCTTGGCCGCGACCGCGATCTGGCCATCGTCTTCCAGGTGGAGTTGCGCCAGTCGACCAAGCACATGGAGCGCTTCTCGTCGACGCTGCTGCGCGAGTACCTCGGCATCATCCGCGGCGTGATTGCCGATGGGCAGTCGGCCGGCGTGTTCCGCCAGGACCTCAAGGCGACCACTGTCGCCAAGATCCTCTTCGGCGCACTCGACGAAATGGCCACCAACTGGATGCTGAGCCGCCGCCGGTATGCACTCGCGGCCGACGCCGACGCGGTCGTCGGCCTGCTGGTCGGCGGGCTGCGCACCCCGGCGCCAGGCCGATCGGCTGATGGTGCTACCCTCCCGGCCGTCGACGGCCGGACGGCCCGGAACGAGCGACGTCGACGGTCGAGGCCAGAACAGCGTCGAGGCCCCGGCGCCCGGAAGCGAAGGAGTCCCACATCATGA
- a CDS encoding P1 family peptidase, with the protein MKTLGSSRLWTCAALLCAAIPFGLAAQTQSRFDDRGLTAVPGITVGHHTLTERPTGCTVVLAGSGAVAGVDVRGSAPGTRETDLLNPLSLVDQVHAIVLAGGSAFGLDAASGVMRYLDERKIGFPTQYGVVPIVPAAILFDLGVGDARVRPTADCGYAAAKAATDGPVAQGNVGAGAGATVGKLLGMDRAMKGGIGSAAITLPGGLTVAALVAVNAFGDIVDPATGRVVAGVRTPDGRGLADARVLIRTGTTQKNPIGENSTIGVIATNARLTKAQATKVAQMAHDGLARAIAPVHSMNDGDTLFALATGRLAQPADVSIIGALAADVVAEAVLNAVRQATGLPGLPAVHDLAAAARR; encoded by the coding sequence ATGAAGACACTTGGCTCTTCTCGGCTGTGGACATGCGCCGCACTGTTGTGCGCGGCCATCCCGTTCGGCCTGGCGGCGCAGACCCAAAGCCGGTTTGATGATCGCGGCCTCACGGCGGTCCCGGGCATCACGGTCGGCCATCACACGCTCACCGAACGCCCGACAGGCTGCACGGTGGTTCTGGCGGGTTCAGGCGCGGTGGCTGGCGTCGACGTGCGTGGCTCGGCGCCAGGCACGCGCGAAACCGACTTGCTCAATCCGCTCAGCCTGGTCGATCAGGTGCACGCCATTGTGCTGGCAGGCGGGAGCGCCTTCGGCCTCGATGCCGCCTCGGGTGTGATGCGGTACCTGGACGAACGCAAGATCGGGTTCCCGACGCAGTACGGCGTGGTGCCGATTGTGCCGGCCGCCATCCTGTTTGATCTCGGGGTGGGCGATGCGCGCGTGCGGCCGACGGCTGATTGCGGCTACGCGGCGGCCAAGGCGGCGACTGATGGTCCCGTGGCGCAGGGCAACGTGGGGGCGGGCGCGGGCGCCACGGTGGGCAAACTGCTTGGCATGGATCGGGCGATGAAGGGCGGGATCGGCAGCGCGGCCATCACGCTTCCCGGCGGCCTCACGGTCGCGGCGCTGGTCGCGGTCAATGCGTTTGGCGACATCGTCGATCCCGCGACTGGCCGCGTGGTGGCCGGCGTGCGAACACCTGACGGACGCGGGCTGGCCGATGCGCGCGTCCTGATTCGAACTGGTACCACACAGAAGAACCCGATCGGCGAGAACTCGACCATTGGCGTCATCGCGACCAACGCGCGCCTGACCAAGGCGCAGGCGACAAAGGTGGCGCAAATGGCGCACGACGGCCTGGCCCGCGCCATCGCGCCGGTGCATTCGATGAACGACGGCGACACGCTGTTTGCGCTGGCCACGGGCCGATTGGCGCAGCCGGCCGATGTGAGCATCATCGGGGCGCTTGCCGCCGACGTGGTGGCCGAAGCCGTGCTGAACGCCGTGCGCCAGGCGACTGGTCTTCCCGGCCTGCCGGCGGTCCACGATCTCGCCGCCGCCGCCAGGCGGTAG
- a CDS encoding tetratricopeptide repeat protein, protein MAEEIPIVYTSTVGREVTTMSTSQRTMAWLLILIWIIPGLAFAEQKGRLLGKVVDPEGNPIPGVVVTATSPQIPSFKEVRTTDKKGTFIVDFRAVDVTYHYRFDKAGYQSVEAQQEWHLEGTQSYQWTMHPVSGSAVGSLPPASTSEPAILAFNGGVTALKAKDYPTAEAKFKEAVGHDPNLLQAWVALSAVQVQTGHNQQAAESAEKAMALGSQDEAVLLSRWQAYRNLKDDAKAAEALKDLEKVGRRAEEAKKIHNEAVALVKAGDNTGAFAKFQEALNIDPTLQASLLGLATAGFKIGRNAEAATAAEAVLKADPKNERAIRLRYNACLSLGDKERLIDALVGLAAVEPAVASNGLLKLAFEAYDANDKVRTKERFLKVLDVDPNQPLAHYYLAMAYVNEGATEEARSHLERFIALAPNSPEAKTAREMLKQLIKLGSE, encoded by the coding sequence GTGGCAGAGGAAATTCCTATCGTTTATACTTCCACAGTGGGAAGAGAGGTGACCACGATGTCCACCAGCCAGCGCACAATGGCATGGCTCCTGATCCTGATCTGGATAATCCCAGGGCTGGCCTTCGCCGAGCAAAAAGGGAGGCTCCTTGGCAAGGTCGTCGACCCGGAGGGCAACCCGATTCCAGGGGTGGTCGTGACCGCCACGTCGCCGCAGATCCCGAGCTTCAAGGAAGTCCGGACAACCGACAAGAAGGGCACCTTCATTGTGGACTTCCGTGCGGTCGACGTGACGTACCATTATCGATTTGACAAGGCCGGATATCAGTCCGTTGAGGCCCAGCAGGAGTGGCACCTGGAGGGCACCCAGAGTTACCAGTGGACGATGCACCCAGTGAGTGGGTCGGCGGTTGGCAGCCTGCCCCCGGCCTCGACTTCGGAGCCAGCGATCCTCGCCTTCAACGGTGGCGTCACCGCCCTCAAAGCCAAGGATTACCCAACTGCCGAGGCGAAATTCAAGGAAGCCGTGGGGCACGACCCGAACCTGCTCCAGGCGTGGGTGGCGCTGAGCGCGGTCCAGGTGCAGACCGGGCATAACCAGCAGGCGGCGGAGTCCGCGGAGAAGGCCATGGCCCTCGGCTCCCAGGACGAGGCGGTCCTGTTGTCGCGGTGGCAAGCCTACCGCAACCTCAAAGATGACGCCAAGGCGGCAGAGGCGCTGAAGGACCTGGAGAAAGTCGGTCGTCGGGCCGAGGAAGCGAAGAAGATCCACAACGAGGCTGTCGCCCTCGTAAAGGCCGGAGACAATACGGGCGCCTTTGCGAAGTTTCAGGAAGCCCTCAACATCGACCCGACCCTCCAGGCGTCGCTGCTCGGGCTCGCCACGGCCGGTTTCAAGATCGGCCGCAACGCGGAGGCGGCAACCGCCGCGGAGGCCGTCCTGAAGGCGGATCCCAAAAACGAGCGCGCGATACGGCTTCGGTACAATGCCTGCTTGAGCCTGGGGGACAAGGAGAGGCTCATCGACGCGCTGGTGGGTCTGGCTGCCGTGGAGCCCGCGGTTGCAAGCAACGGGCTCCTGAAGCTGGCCTTCGAAGCCTACGATGCCAATGACAAGGTCCGGACCAAGGAGAGATTCCTCAAGGTTCTCGATGTCGATCCGAACCAACCGCTGGCCCACTACTACCTGGCCATGGCCTACGTGAACGAGGGCGCCACCGAGGAGGCGAGGAGCCACCTTGAACGCTTCATCGCGCTTGCGCCGAACAGCCCAGAGGCTAAGACAGCGCGCGAGATGCTCAAGCAATTGATCAAACTTGGAAGCGAGTAG
- a CDS encoding sodium:solute symporter family protein: protein MNFHLVLLVCYSAVLLGVGLAVSRRVRSASSFFVANRSLGAALLFSTVLAANIGAGSTVGATGIAYRDGLSAWWWNGSAGIGSLLLAFWIGPRVWRQATQNGFLTAGDLVEHHFGRSVRGVVSSMLWFATLSILAGQLIGIAWILNVVAGMPKWVGCLIGGGLLTTYFAAGGLLGAAWVNVVQLMVKLVGFAIALPFVISNAGGLDMILRQAPGAIPDAGYGAFWHGTTSIGFVVLMVPAFVSSPGLLQKIYGARSDRAVRIGIGVNAVMLMLFGFVPALLGMAARLHHPGLARELALPTLLVSDLPVGVGGLLLAASFSAEVSAADAVLFMLSTSLSQDLYRRFINRSARDSQVLGVARLAAVVGGALGILVAIVTPTIEGALSFFYAMLGATVLIPVLVATHAHVDRRREVLVSILAGAAGVVVTQLWGGIRPGSLWTPATVGVLSAGATYLLGVTIAKIARNKA, encoded by the coding sequence GTGAATTTCCACCTCGTCCTGCTCGTCTGTTACTCGGCCGTGTTGCTGGGCGTTGGCTTGGCCGTGAGCCGGCGCGTCCGCAGCGCGAGCAGCTTCTTTGTTGCCAATAGATCGCTCGGCGCGGCGCTGCTCTTTTCAACCGTCCTCGCGGCCAACATCGGAGCCGGTTCGACGGTGGGCGCCACCGGGATTGCATACCGCGACGGGCTGAGCGCGTGGTGGTGGAACGGATCGGCCGGCATCGGGTCGCTGCTGCTGGCCTTTTGGATTGGCCCGCGCGTGTGGCGCCAGGCCACGCAAAACGGTTTCCTCACGGCTGGCGACCTTGTCGAACACCACTTCGGCCGATCGGTGCGCGGCGTGGTGTCGAGCATGCTGTGGTTTGCCACTTTGTCGATTCTCGCCGGGCAGTTGATCGGCATTGCCTGGATCTTGAACGTCGTCGCGGGCATGCCCAAGTGGGTCGGATGCCTCATCGGCGGCGGGCTGCTGACCACGTACTTCGCGGCGGGCGGGCTGCTCGGCGCGGCCTGGGTGAACGTGGTGCAGTTGATGGTGAAGTTAGTGGGCTTCGCCATTGCGCTGCCATTCGTCATCTCGAATGCGGGCGGCCTTGACATGATTCTGCGTCAGGCGCCTGGTGCGATACCCGATGCAGGATATGGGGCGTTCTGGCACGGCACCACTTCTATTGGCTTCGTGGTGCTGATGGTTCCGGCGTTCGTCAGCTCACCCGGGCTGCTGCAGAAGATCTACGGTGCGAGATCCGACCGTGCCGTGCGAATCGGGATTGGCGTCAACGCGGTCATGTTAATGCTGTTCGGGTTCGTGCCGGCGCTGCTCGGCATGGCGGCCCGTCTGCACCATCCCGGACTGGCGCGGGAACTCGCGCTGCCGACCTTGCTCGTCAGCGATCTGCCGGTTGGTGTCGGTGGCCTGCTCCTGGCCGCGAGCTTCTCTGCCGAAGTGAGCGCGGCGGACGCCGTGCTGTTCATGCTGTCGACCTCACTCTCGCAGGATCTCTACCGTCGCTTCATCAACCGTTCGGCCCGCGACAGCCAGGTGCTTGGCGTGGCTCGCCTGGCTGCCGTGGTTGGCGGTGCCCTCGGTATCCTAGTCGCGATCGTGACGCCGACCATCGAGGGTGCGCTCAGCTTCTTCTACGCCATGCTCGGCGCGACCGTGCTCATCCCGGTGCTGGTCGCGACTCACGCGCACGTTGATCGCCGGCGCGAAGTGCTCGTGTCGATTCTCGCGGGAGCTGCGGGTGTGGTGGTCACCCAGTTGTGGGGCGGCATCCGCCCCGGGTCGTTGTGGACGCCGGCGACGGTCGGCGTACTATCGGCGGGAGCGACCTACCTGCTGGGTGTGACGATCGCGAAGATCGCCCGCAACAAGGCGTAG
- a CDS encoding acetyl-CoA C-acyltransferase has product MREAVIVSAARTAIGRAPHGALRTVRPDELAATAIIAALRRASALDAALIDDVIIGCAMPEAEQGLNVARIASLRAGIPVSASAVTVNRFCASGLQAIAYAAERIIGGGADVIVAGGTESMSLVPMGGNKVSPNPALVDSYPDVYLSTGLVAENHARECGLSREEQDAFAFRSHSRAIAAIDAGRFRDEIVPVRVTLVEPSPDGSAPTAREFVFDIDEGPRRDTSMEALAKLKPAFHAKGTVTAGNSSQMSDGGAAVVVMSREKADAMGLQPLARFVGYATAGVEPERFGVGPVPAIRKLLARTGLRLEDIDLVELNEAFAAQMLACLRELPIDPDRLNVNGGAVALGHPLGCTGAKLTTSLLYEMHRRGSRYGMVSMCVGGGMGAAGIFERC; this is encoded by the coding sequence ATGCGAGAAGCCGTCATCGTTTCCGCCGCGCGAACCGCCATTGGCAGGGCTCCTCACGGTGCCCTCCGCACAGTACGTCCCGACGAGCTGGCGGCCACCGCCATCATCGCCGCCCTGCGCCGCGCTTCCGCGCTCGACGCGGCCCTGATTGACGATGTGATCATCGGCTGCGCGATGCCGGAGGCAGAACAGGGTCTGAATGTGGCGCGCATCGCCAGCCTGCGCGCGGGCATCCCGGTCTCGGCCTCGGCTGTGACCGTCAACAGGTTCTGCGCGTCGGGCCTGCAGGCGATCGCGTACGCCGCCGAACGCATCATCGGCGGCGGCGCGGACGTCATTGTTGCGGGAGGCACCGAGAGCATGAGCCTCGTGCCCATGGGCGGCAACAAGGTGTCGCCCAACCCGGCGCTGGTCGACTCTTACCCTGACGTGTATCTGAGCACGGGCCTTGTCGCCGAGAACCACGCGCGCGAATGCGGGCTGTCGCGCGAGGAGCAGGACGCCTTCGCGTTTCGCAGCCACAGCCGGGCGATTGCCGCCATCGACGCGGGCCGGTTTCGTGACGAAATCGTGCCGGTTCGAGTGACGTTGGTCGAGCCCTCTCCTGACGGCTCTGCACCTACTGCCCGCGAGTTCGTGTTCGACATAGACGAGGGGCCGCGGCGCGACACCTCGATGGAGGCACTGGCCAAACTGAAGCCGGCCTTTCACGCCAAAGGCACGGTGACGGCCGGCAACTCGTCGCAGATGAGCGATGGCGGAGCCGCGGTCGTCGTGATGTCGCGCGAGAAGGCCGACGCCATGGGACTGCAGCCGCTCGCCCGGTTTGTCGGCTACGCCACGGCGGGCGTCGAGCCGGAGCGGTTTGGCGTGGGACCGGTGCCGGCGATCAGGAAGCTTCTGGCGCGTACGGGGCTGCGTCTGGAAGACATCGACCTGGTGGAACTCAACGAGGCGTTTGCCGCGCAAATGCTGGCATGCCTGCGCGAACTGCCTATCGATCCCGATCGCCTCAACGTGAATGGCGGCGCGGTGGCTCTGGGCCATCCGCTCGGCTGCACGGGCGCGAAGTTGACGACGTCGCTCCTCTACGAGATGCACAGGCGCGGGTCGCGTTACGGCATGGTGTCGATGTGCGTCGGCGGAGGGATGGGAGCGGCGGGAATTTTCGAGCGGTGTTGA
- a CDS encoding 3-hydroxyacyl-CoA dehydrogenase NAD-binding domain-containing protein, with product MIRTVGIVGAGTMGTQIGALFASIGVDVWLLDLTPQLSKESVERVRKLKPDPFYTPDAASRIRTGGFEQQFDVLADCDWIIEAVVERADIKRPLLERIDKVRRPGTIVSTNTSGLSVSALAEGRSDDFRRHWLGTHFFNPPRYLRLLEIIPTPATDPDVLARVQAYADLRLGKGVVVAKDTPNFIANHIGIHGVFRVLDVLATGRYTIEEIDAMSGPAIGRPKSATFRTLDIAGIDVFAHVARTLAETLTDPDARRGFEPPPLIQELLKRGWIGEKAGQGFYKRVKRPGGESQILVLDPATMDYRPSQHVSLPALEAARAIENPGQRLRTLFLGKDGVGEFMRSTLGPSLLYAAQVAPDIAYGIDDVDRAMRWGFGWDTGPFEIFDEIGIRAVLDAVPHGGTAPILAQQLLDAGRDRFRDGALPPAGAGLEILRSAREQSRIVKQNAGASLIDLGDGVLAVEFHSKMNAIGGDAIEMLHAGTREAATNFRALVVGNESVNFSAGANLMLLLMEAQEGNWEEIDMMVRAFQGATLALKYADVPVIVAPVGLAIGGGCEIVLHGDRVQAAAETYLGLVEVGVGLIPAGGGTKEMLIRCLESRLPGSQADLLPYVQRAFETIAFGKVATSGPDAKRLGYLRSTDAITMNRDRLIADAKTRALARVAEGYQPPARPTAIPVGGENLLATLSLGVHLARRGDRISDHDALIGRKLAWVLSGGSLPHATTVSEQYVLDLEREAFISLCGEPKTLERIGYTLKTGKILRN from the coding sequence ATGATCCGAACCGTTGGCATCGTCGGCGCGGGCACGATGGGCACCCAGATTGGGGCGCTCTTCGCCAGCATAGGCGTGGATGTCTGGCTGCTCGACCTCACGCCCCAGTTGTCGAAGGAGAGCGTCGAGCGGGTGCGGAAGCTGAAACCGGATCCGTTCTACACGCCAGATGCCGCGTCGCGTATCCGCACGGGCGGATTCGAGCAGCAATTCGACGTCCTGGCCGACTGCGACTGGATCATCGAAGCCGTCGTCGAGCGCGCCGACATCAAGAGGCCGCTGCTCGAACGCATTGATAAGGTCCGGCGCCCTGGCACCATCGTGTCCACCAACACGTCGGGCCTGTCGGTCTCGGCATTGGCCGAAGGGCGGTCGGACGACTTCCGGCGGCACTGGCTCGGCACGCACTTCTTCAACCCGCCGCGCTATCTACGCCTGCTCGAGATCATCCCGACGCCGGCGACCGATCCCGATGTGCTGGCACGCGTGCAGGCATACGCCGACCTCCGACTGGGCAAGGGCGTCGTCGTCGCGAAGGACACACCCAACTTCATCGCGAACCACATCGGCATCCACGGGGTGTTCCGTGTACTCGACGTGCTGGCAACGGGCCGCTACACAATCGAAGAAATCGACGCGATGTCGGGCCCTGCGATCGGCCGGCCCAAGAGCGCGACGTTCCGCACGCTCGACATCGCCGGCATCGACGTCTTCGCGCACGTCGCCCGCACGCTGGCCGAGACGCTCACCGACCCCGATGCGCGTCGCGGCTTCGAGCCGCCACCGCTCATCCAGGAACTCCTCAAACGCGGTTGGATTGGCGAGAAGGCTGGACAGGGCTTTTACAAGCGCGTCAAGCGTCCTGGCGGCGAATCCCAGATCCTGGTGCTCGATCCAGCCACCATGGACTATCGGCCATCGCAGCACGTGTCGCTGCCCGCGCTCGAAGCAGCACGCGCGATCGAGAATCCGGGACAACGGCTGCGAACGCTGTTTCTGGGCAAGGATGGCGTGGGCGAGTTCATGCGGTCGACGCTTGGTCCTTCCCTGCTGTACGCGGCGCAGGTTGCTCCAGATATTGCTTATGGCATCGACGATGTGGACCGGGCGATGCGATGGGGGTTTGGATGGGACACCGGGCCGTTTGAGATCTTCGATGAGATCGGCATCCGGGCCGTGCTCGACGCGGTTCCCCACGGCGGAACAGCGCCCATTCTGGCACAACAGCTTCTCGATGCGGGTCGCGACAGGTTCCGCGATGGCGCGCTCCCGCCCGCCGGTGCGGGCCTCGAGATCCTGAGGTCCGCCAGGGAGCAGTCGCGGATCGTGAAGCAGAACGCGGGCGCCAGCCTGATCGATCTGGGCGACGGGGTGCTGGCCGTCGAATTCCATTCGAAGATGAACGCGATTGGCGGCGACGCCATCGAGATGCTCCATGCGGGCACGCGGGAGGCCGCAACCAACTTCCGCGCCTTGGTTGTCGGCAACGAGTCGGTCAACTTCTCTGCCGGCGCCAATCTCATGCTGTTGCTGATGGAAGCGCAGGAGGGCAACTGGGAAGAGATCGACATGATGGTGCGGGCGTTCCAGGGCGCCACGCTTGCGCTCAAGTACGCGGACGTGCCGGTTATTGTGGCGCCCGTCGGTCTCGCCATTGGCGGCGGATGCGAAATCGTGCTGCACGGTGATCGCGTGCAGGCCGCGGCCGAGACGTATCTGGGCCTGGTCGAGGTCGGCGTGGGATTGATCCCGGCTGGCGGCGGTACCAAGGAGATGCTCATCCGTTGCCTCGAGTCGCGCCTCCCAGGCTCGCAGGCGGACCTGCTGCCGTACGTGCAGCGTGCATTCGAGACCATTGCGTTTGGCAAGGTCGCCACCAGCGGTCCGGATGCAAAACGGCTGGGTTACCTGCGTTCCACCGACGCCATCACGATGAACCGCGATCGGTTGATCGCCGACGCGAAAACGCGAGCGTTGGCGCGGGTCGCGGAAGGCTATCAGCCGCCGGCGCGGCCAACGGCCATCCCGGTGGGCGGTGAGAACCTGCTGGCCACGTTGTCGCTTGGCGTCCACCTGGCACGGCGAGGCGACCGGATCAGCGATCACGACGCACTGATCGGCCGGAAGCTCGCGTGGGTTCTCTCGGGCGGATCGCTGCCCCACGCAACAACCGTGTCGGAGCAGTACGTGCTCGATCTCGAGCGCGAGGCGTTCATCAGCCTGTGTGGTGAGCCGAAGACGCTGGAGCGGATCGGCTACACGCTGAAGACGGGGAAGATACTGAGGAATTAG
- a CDS encoding alpha/beta hydrolase has protein sequence MLDIGTGPPLVLIPGIQGRWEWIAPTAQALARTFRVLAVSLPGERGSGCPHDPSLGFELFLRQVDSVLDRAGAESAVICGVSFGGLVGAAYAAGRPGRIRALVLASTPGPRWKPDARVQRYVNAPLASTPAFVARAAGRLYPEVAAARPAWGPRFSFLTSHLGRILAARISPRRMADRIMLAADVDFVSVCRRITAPTLVVAGEPELDRVVPVDGMKDYVELIADARMITMARTGHIGMVTQAGAFAEVVNAFCPHREVVA, from the coding sequence GTGCTCGACATCGGTACCGGTCCACCGCTCGTGCTCATTCCCGGCATCCAGGGACGCTGGGAGTGGATTGCGCCGACGGCCCAGGCGCTGGCCCGGACGTTTCGCGTCCTCGCGGTCTCGCTGCCTGGCGAACGCGGTAGTGGCTGCCCGCACGATCCGAGTCTGGGGTTCGAGCTGTTTCTTCGGCAGGTGGACAGCGTGCTCGACCGCGCGGGAGCCGAGTCCGCCGTCATCTGCGGCGTGTCGTTTGGCGGTCTGGTGGGTGCGGCGTACGCGGCGGGTCGGCCGGGCCGGATTCGCGCGCTGGTGCTGGCTTCAACTCCGGGTCCTCGCTGGAAGCCCGACGCCAGAGTGCAGCGCTACGTGAACGCACCGCTGGCATCAACTCCCGCATTCGTCGCGCGCGCGGCAGGCCGCCTCTATCCGGAGGTCGCGGCGGCGCGGCCGGCGTGGGGGCCGCGATTCTCGTTTCTCACCAGCCATCTCGGTCGGATCCTTGCCGCACGGATATCCCCGCGGCGAATGGCGGACCGGATCATGCTCGCGGCCGATGTCGATTTCGTCAGTGTCTGCCGGCGCATCACGGCACCGACGTTGGTGGTGGCGGGCGAACCCGAACTGGATCGCGTGGTGCCGGTCGACGGTATGAAGGATTACGTCGAGCTGATCGCGGACGCACGCATGATCACGATGGCGCGCACCGGTCACATCGGCATGGTGACCCAGGCAGGCGCGTTCGCGGAAGTGGTCAATGCGTTCTGTCCACATCGAGAGGTGGTCGCGTGA